One part of the Bradyrhizobium sp. CB1650 genome encodes these proteins:
- a CDS encoding TRAP transporter substrate-binding protein: MPVLNRAELSRTGVVFVVLLIAMCATGTFAREFRAADTQSEDYPTVQALRYMGALIAERTGGRHEIKVFHSRQLGEEKETIEQTRAGAIDLNRINVALIGNFVPAMNVLAMPFLFRSIEHMQKVVDGPIGREILDSFEPYGFVGLAFYDSGARSIYNGARPVKSVADLGGLRIRVQQTELMSEMIRSLGAEPVELPYGQVLTGLATHLIDGAENNWPSFVTTDHYKYAGYYTLTEHTMSPEVLVISLKAWQSLSADDRKIFKEAALRSGRFMREKWRDLEEQSQHKAEAAGVVIVRNIDRKPFEDAMAPIYAKAARDPAAAALIERIRKVE, from the coding sequence GTGCCAGTGTTGAACCGTGCCGAACTCTCGCGGACCGGGGTGGTTTTTGTCGTGCTCTTGATCGCGATGTGCGCGACGGGGACGTTTGCGCGCGAATTTCGCGCCGCCGACACCCAGAGCGAGGATTACCCGACCGTCCAGGCGCTGCGCTACATGGGCGCCCTGATCGCAGAGCGCACCGGTGGCCGGCACGAGATCAAGGTGTTTCACTCCCGCCAGCTCGGCGAGGAAAAGGAGACGATCGAGCAGACCCGGGCCGGCGCGATCGACCTCAACCGGATCAATGTGGCACTGATCGGCAACTTCGTCCCGGCGATGAATGTGCTCGCCATGCCGTTCCTGTTCCGCTCCATCGAGCACATGCAGAAGGTGGTGGACGGGCCGATCGGCCGTGAGATCCTGGACAGCTTCGAGCCCTACGGCTTCGTCGGCCTCGCCTTCTACGATTCCGGCGCGCGGTCGATCTACAACGGCGCCCGGCCGGTGAAGAGCGTGGCCGACCTCGGAGGCTTGCGCATCCGGGTGCAGCAGACGGAGTTGATGAGCGAGATGATCCGCTCGCTCGGCGCCGAGCCGGTCGAGCTGCCCTATGGGCAGGTGCTCACGGGGCTTGCCACCCATCTGATCGATGGGGCGGAGAACAACTGGCCCTCTTTCGTGACGACGGACCACTACAAATATGCCGGCTACTACACGCTCACCGAACACACCATGAGCCCTGAGGTGCTGGTGATCTCGCTCAAGGCCTGGCAGAGCCTGTCGGCCGACGACCGCAAGATCTTCAAGGAGGCCGCGCTGCGCTCCGGCCGATTCATGCGCGAGAAGTGGCGCGACCTCGAGGAGCAGTCGCAGCACAAGGCGGAGGCCGCCGGCGTCGTCATCGTTCGCAACATCGACCGCAAGCCGTTCGAAGACGCGATGGCTCCGATCTACGCCAAGGCCGCGCGCGACCCCGCGGCGGCGGCGCTGATCGAACGCATTCGCAAGGTGGAGTGA
- the ugpB gene encoding sn-glycerol-3-phosphate ABC transporter substrate-binding protein UgpB, with protein sequence MSASRLLQALAAATVLALTAPACAATDIALWHAMSGELGRQLEKLASDFNASQSDYRILPSYKGNYTETVTAAIFAFRSRGQPAIVQVNEVATATMTAAKGAIYPVSSLMRDLNEPFRPEVYLPAVSGYYADAAGNLLSFPFNASTPILYYNKTMFRGAGLDPEKPPKTWPELGLAAKRLRERGAVCGFTTSWPSWIHVENFSAFHNLPLASRTNGFAGLDAELTINNAPLVHHIAQLAEWQKDKVFDYSGRGQSAEPRFQNGECGIFIGSSATRADIKANSKFEIGYGMMPYWPDVKDAPQNSIIGGATLWVLRDRPREEYKGVARFFAYLSQPGVQAAWHQNTGYLPITRAAFELTRAQGFYERDPGSAISFEEITLHSPTENSKGIRLGSFVLIRGAIEDELEQAFAGKKGAQAALDSAVERGNKLLRQFERASPDR encoded by the coding sequence ATGTCCGCCTCGCGCCTCTTGCAAGCCCTTGCCGCCGCCACGGTCCTTGCCCTGACCGCGCCGGCCTGCGCCGCCACCGACATCGCGCTGTGGCACGCGATGTCGGGCGAGCTCGGCCGACAGTTGGAGAAGCTCGCTTCCGACTTCAACGCCTCGCAATCCGACTACCGGATCCTGCCGAGCTACAAGGGCAACTACACCGAGACCGTGACGGCGGCGATCTTCGCCTTCCGCTCGCGCGGCCAGCCTGCGATCGTCCAGGTCAACGAGGTCGCGACCGCGACCATGACCGCGGCCAAGGGCGCGATCTATCCGGTGTCCAGCCTGATGAGGGATTTGAACGAGCCGTTCAGGCCGGAGGTCTATCTTCCCGCGGTCTCCGGCTATTACGCCGACGCGGCGGGCAATCTGTTGTCCTTCCCGTTCAATGCGTCGACGCCGATCCTCTACTACAACAAGACCATGTTCCGCGGCGCCGGCCTAGATCCGGAGAAGCCGCCGAAGACGTGGCCGGAGCTGGGGCTTGCTGCAAAACGCCTGCGCGAGCGCGGCGCGGTGTGCGGCTTCACCACGTCCTGGCCGTCCTGGATCCATGTCGAGAATTTTTCCGCCTTCCACAACCTTCCGCTCGCGAGCCGCACCAACGGCTTTGCCGGGCTGGATGCGGAGCTGACCATCAACAATGCGCCGCTGGTGCATCACATCGCCCAGCTCGCCGAATGGCAGAAGGACAAGGTGTTCGACTACAGCGGCCGCGGGCAGTCGGCCGAGCCGCGCTTCCAGAACGGGGAGTGCGGCATCTTCATCGGCTCCTCGGCGACGCGCGCCGACATCAAGGCGAATTCGAAGTTCGAGATCGGTTACGGCATGATGCCGTACTGGCCGGACGTGAAGGACGCGCCGCAGAACTCGATCATCGGCGGCGCCACGCTGTGGGTGCTGCGCGATCGCCCGCGCGAGGAATACAAGGGCGTGGCGAGGTTCTTCGCCTACCTGTCGCAGCCCGGCGTGCAGGCGGCCTGGCACCAGAACACCGGCTATCTGCCGATCACCCGCGCCGCCTTCGAGTTGACGCGCGCGCAAGGATTCTACGAGCGCGACCCGGGCTCGGCGATCTCGTTCGAGGAGATCACGCTGCATTCGCCGACGGAGAATTCCAAGGGCATCCGGCTCGGCTCCTTCGTGCTGATCCGCGGCGCGATCGAGGACGAGCTGGAGCAGGCCTTTGCCGGCAAGAAGGGGGCCCAGGCCGCACTCGATTCCGCGGTCGAGCGCGGCAACAAGCTCTTGCGCCAGTTCGAGCGCGCCAGCCCGGACCGGTAG
- a CDS encoding ABC transporter permease gives MSTVAPAVEPVGPARTSGLAAMFEHARYVLGENRVTGFAFVLLLLIAFAALFGPSIVPHDPLASDTAAALKPPSAAHWFGTDQLGRDIFSRVIVATRLDFFIAVASVALVFLMGGLAGIAAGYFGGWTDRIVGRIADTIMAFPLFVLAMGIVAALGNTVQNIILATAIVNFPLYARVARAEANVRRNAGFVQAARLSGNGEFRILLVHILPNIMPIMIVQMSLTMGYAILNAAGLSFIGLGVRPPTAEWGIMVAEGAGFMVSGEWWIALFPGLALMIAVFCFNLLGDGLRDIVDPQRRT, from the coding sequence ATGAGCACTGTTGCGCCTGCTGTTGAACCGGTCGGTCCGGCGCGAACCTCAGGACTCGCGGCGATGTTCGAGCACGCCCGCTATGTGCTCGGCGAGAACAGGGTCACGGGCTTTGCCTTCGTGCTGCTGCTGTTGATCGCCTTCGCGGCGCTGTTCGGTCCCTCCATCGTGCCGCACGATCCGCTCGCCTCGGACACCGCGGCCGCACTGAAACCGCCGTCGGCGGCGCACTGGTTCGGCACTGATCAATTGGGCCGCGACATCTTCAGCCGTGTCATCGTCGCAACGCGCCTCGACTTCTTCATCGCGGTCGCATCGGTCGCGCTGGTGTTCCTGATGGGCGGGCTCGCCGGCATCGCGGCGGGCTATTTCGGCGGCTGGACCGACCGCATCGTCGGCCGCATCGCCGATACCATCATGGCCTTTCCGCTGTTCGTGCTGGCGATGGGCATCGTGGCGGCGCTCGGCAACACCGTGCAGAACATCATCCTGGCCACGGCCATCGTGAACTTCCCGCTCTATGCCCGCGTCGCGCGCGCCGAAGCCAACGTCCGCCGCAATGCCGGTTTCGTGCAGGCGGCGCGGCTGTCGGGCAACGGCGAATTCCGGATTCTGCTGGTGCATATCCTGCCCAACATCATGCCGATCATGATCGTGCAGATGTCGCTGACCATGGGCTACGCCATCCTCAATGCCGCCGGCCTCTCCTTCATCGGCCTCGGCGTGCGCCCGCCGACCGCCGAATGGGGCATCATGGTCGCCGAGGGCGCCGGCTTCATGGTCTCCGGCGAATGGTGGATCGCGCTGTTCCCGGGCCTCGCCCTGATGATCGCCGTGTTCTGCTTCAACCTGCTCGGCGACGGTCTTCGCGACATCGTCGACCCGCAGCGGAGGACGTGA
- a CDS encoding ABC transporter permease: MLTLIGKRLMFAIPSLIGVVIVTFLLTRALPGDPAAYFAGPAATKEAVEQIRKKLGFDKPLVEQFFRYASDLAHGDFGTSLTTGQPVATEIRNRLPASAELTLLGLVVSIAIAIPLGVLAATRPGSWIDHLCRVTTTAGVSLPVFFTGLVLVYVFYFRLGWSPAPLGRLDVFYSAPPTVTGFYLIDTLIARDFEAFRSALSQLILPAATLAIFSLAPIARMTRASMLAVLASEFVRTARASGLSPATVIVTYAFRNAMLPVITTLSMVFSFLLGANVLVEKVFAWPGIGSYAVEALIASDFAPVQGFVLTMAVVYVLLNLLIDILYGVIDPRVRLEG; this comes from the coding sequence ATGCTGACCCTGATCGGCAAGCGTCTCATGTTCGCGATCCCGTCGTTGATCGGCGTCGTCATCGTCACCTTCCTGCTCACGCGCGCGCTGCCGGGTGATCCGGCTGCGTATTTCGCCGGTCCCGCCGCGACGAAGGAGGCCGTCGAGCAGATCCGCAAGAAACTCGGCTTCGACAAGCCGCTGGTCGAGCAGTTCTTCCGCTACGCCAGCGATCTCGCTCACGGCGATTTTGGCACCTCGCTGACGACCGGCCAGCCCGTCGCGACCGAGATCCGCAACCGCCTGCCGGCCTCCGCCGAGCTGACGCTGCTCGGCCTCGTCGTCTCCATTGCCATCGCCATCCCGCTCGGCGTCCTGGCGGCGACGCGGCCGGGCTCATGGATCGATCATCTCTGCCGGGTGACGACGACGGCCGGCGTGTCGCTGCCGGTGTTCTTCACCGGCCTCGTGCTGGTCTACGTCTTCTATTTCCGGCTCGGCTGGTCGCCCGCGCCGCTCGGCCGGCTCGATGTGTTCTACAGCGCGCCGCCGACGGTGACCGGCTTCTATCTGATCGATACCCTGATCGCGCGCGACTTCGAGGCGTTCCGCTCGGCGCTGAGCCAGCTCATCCTGCCGGCGGCGACGCTCGCGATCTTCTCGCTGGCGCCGATCGCGCGCATGACGCGCGCCTCGATGCTGGCGGTGCTCGCCTCCGAATTCGTCCGCACCGCACGTGCCAGCGGCCTGTCGCCGGCAACCGTCATCGTCACATACGCCTTCCGCAACGCAATGCTGCCGGTGATCACCACGCTCAGCATGGTGTTCTCGTTCCTGCTGGGCGCCAACGTGCTGGTGGAGAAGGTCTTCGCCTGGCCCGGCATCGGCTCCTATGCTGTCGAAGCGCTGATCGCGTCCGACTTCGCGCCGGTGCAGGGTTTCGTGCTGACCATGGCGGTCGTGTACGTGCTGCTCAATCTCCTGATCGACATTCTCTACGGCGTGATCGATCCGCGTGTCAGGCTTGAGGGGTAG
- a CDS encoding ABC transporter substrate-binding protein has translation MKRRDFLKSVSGLAAGAALPAMPAVISSARADARSETLLIVSEGGPNNLDIHGVGTNVPGYEVSWNCYDRLISHEMKSGPGGVPYYDRDKFKGELAEDIKIDDMSATFKLRKNAKFHDGTPVTAKDVKWSLDRAVSVGGFPTFQMSAGSLTKPEQFVVVDDTTVRVDYLKKDRLTIPDLAVIVPCIVNSELVKKNASEKDPWGLEYTKQQTAGSGAYKVTKWTAGTEVVMERNDDWVCGPLPKIKRVIWRMVPQAGNRRALLERGDADISYELPFKDFQEMKANGKLNVVSLPFSNGIQYIGMNVTRPPFDNPKVRQAMAYAMPYQKIMDAVLFGLGNPMFGAARDKATEVAWPQPHKFNTDMEKAKALLNEAGYAGGFETTISFDLNFAGVNEPLCVLVQESLAQLGIKTTINKVPGANWRTELNKKEMPLFTNVFSGWLDYPEYFFYWCYHGNNSVFNTMSYKSAEMDKLIDGARVAAATGDKATYDADVKGFVDLAYADVPRIPLYQPFVNVAMQKNISGYQYWFHRRLDYRAMAKG, from the coding sequence ATGAAGCGCCGCGATTTCCTCAAGTCCGTGTCCGGATTGGCCGCAGGCGCGGCGCTTCCGGCGATGCCGGCCGTGATCTCTTCCGCCAGGGCCGATGCGCGCTCCGAGACGCTGCTGATCGTCTCCGAAGGCGGGCCCAACAATCTCGACATCCACGGCGTCGGCACCAACGTGCCCGGCTATGAGGTGTCCTGGAATTGCTACGACCGCCTGATCAGTCACGAGATGAAGAGCGGTCCCGGCGGCGTGCCCTATTACGACCGCGACAAGTTCAAGGGCGAGCTCGCGGAGGACATCAAGATCGACGACATGTCGGCCACCTTCAAGCTGCGCAAGAACGCCAAATTCCATGACGGCACGCCGGTCACTGCGAAGGACGTGAAATGGTCGCTTGATCGCGCCGTCAGCGTCGGCGGCTTTCCGACCTTCCAGATGAGTGCGGGCTCGCTGACAAAACCCGAGCAGTTCGTCGTGGTCGACGACACCACCGTGCGCGTCGACTACCTGAAGAAGGATCGGCTCACGATTCCCGATCTCGCGGTGATCGTCCCCTGCATCGTCAATTCGGAACTCGTGAAGAAGAACGCCAGCGAGAAGGATCCGTGGGGGCTCGAATATACGAAACAGCAGACCGCGGGCTCCGGCGCCTACAAGGTGACGAAGTGGACCGCGGGCACCGAAGTGGTGATGGAGCGCAATGACGATTGGGTCTGCGGTCCCCTGCCGAAGATCAAGCGCGTGATCTGGCGCATGGTGCCGCAGGCCGGCAACCGCCGAGCGCTCCTGGAGCGCGGCGATGCCGACATCTCCTACGAATTGCCGTTCAAGGATTTCCAGGAGATGAAGGCGAACGGCAAGCTCAACGTGGTGTCGCTGCCGTTCTCGAACGGCATCCAGTACATCGGCATGAACGTGACCAGGCCGCCGTTCGACAATCCGAAGGTGCGGCAGGCGATGGCCTATGCGATGCCGTATCAGAAGATCATGGACGCCGTGCTGTTCGGGCTCGGCAATCCCATGTTCGGCGCCGCCAGGGACAAGGCTACCGAGGTCGCCTGGCCGCAGCCGCACAAATTCAACACCGACATGGAGAAGGCGAAGGCGCTGCTCAACGAGGCCGGCTACGCAGGCGGCTTCGAGACCACGATCTCGTTCGACCTCAACTTCGCCGGCGTCAACGAACCGCTCTGCGTGCTGGTACAGGAATCACTTGCGCAGCTCGGCATCAAGACCACCATCAACAAGGTGCCCGGCGCCAACTGGCGCACCGAATTGAACAAGAAGGAGATGCCGCTCTTCACCAACGTGTTCTCGGGCTGGCTCGATTACCCCGAGTACTTCTTCTACTGGTGCTATCACGGCAACAATTCCGTCTTCAACACCATGAGCTACAAGTCGGCCGAGATGGACAAGCTCATCGACGGCGCGCGCGTTGCTGCCGCGACCGGCGACAAGGCCACCTACGACGCCGACGTGAAGGGTTTCGTCGATCTCGCCTACGCCGACGTCCCGCGCATTCCGCTCTACCAGCCCTTCGTCAACGTCGCGATGCAGAAGAACATCTCCGGCTACCAATACTGGTTCCATCGCAGGCTCGACTACCGCGCGATGGCGAAGGGGTGA